The Sneathiella sp. P13V-1 genome window below encodes:
- the speD gene encoding adenosylmethionine decarboxylase, which yields MEKTSDVIRLDPATEQDLKPDYFVQKDGIVFAGTHLIVDLWDAENLNDAQLIEKTLKECIKEAQATLLHFHIHAFEPNGLSGVAVLAESHISFHSWPDQGYMALDIFMCGKAKPHKCIPILKQAFKPKSIQINDLKRGVIG from the coding sequence ATGGAAAAAACATCAGATGTGATCAGGCTTGATCCCGCTACTGAGCAGGATTTGAAGCCGGACTATTTTGTCCAGAAGGACGGCATTGTCTTTGCGGGTACACATTTGATAGTAGATCTTTGGGATGCTGAGAATCTAAATGATGCTCAGTTGATCGAAAAAACCCTAAAAGAATGTATCAAAGAAGCGCAAGCTACTTTACTGCATTTCCATATTCACGCGTTTGAGCCAAACGGTCTTTCCGGTGTTGCTGTGCTTGCTGAAAGTCACATCAGTTTTCATTCATGGCCGGATCAAGGGTATATGGCGCTTGATATCTTTATGTGTGGTAAGGCCAAGCCACACAAGTGCATTCCTATTCTAAAACAGGCCTTCAAACCGAAATCGATCCAGATCAATGACCTGAAAAGGGGAGTAATTGGATGA
- the speE gene encoding polyamine aminopropyltransferase — protein MIEVFDENLHSGVNLALEVGEIYYREKTDLQDLMIFENPRFGRVMSLDGAVQTTEKDEFIYHEMFVHVPVLAHGNVKRILIIGGGDGGAARQAMKYKNVDVTLVDIDRTVIDLSIKYMPSVSGGAFEDPRMNLVVADGCKFVKETDEKWDVIVVDSTDPHGPGEVLFTQEFYTDCKSCLSDGGIIVTQNGVPFVQSDELRNSYDRFGTIFEDVSFYMATIPSYVGGPLAFGWATDNPRLRKLDLGVLADRYLAAEIKTDYYTPEIHQASFVLPLYVQKVLTEEK, from the coding sequence ATGATTGAGGTTTTTGACGAGAACTTACACTCTGGCGTAAATCTCGCACTGGAAGTAGGGGAGATTTACTATCGGGAAAAAACGGATCTGCAGGATCTGATGATTTTCGAAAATCCCCGTTTCGGCAGAGTCATGTCACTGGATGGTGCTGTTCAAACCACGGAAAAAGACGAGTTTATTTATCACGAAATGTTTGTACATGTGCCAGTGCTGGCGCATGGCAATGTGAAACGTATCCTGATTATCGGTGGTGGTGATGGCGGCGCTGCGCGCCAAGCCATGAAATACAAGAATGTGGATGTCACACTTGTGGATATTGACCGTACTGTCATTGATCTTTCGATCAAATATATGCCTAGCGTAAGCGGCGGAGCCTTCGAAGATCCGCGGATGAACCTTGTTGTTGCGGACGGTTGCAAATTCGTCAAGGAAACAGACGAAAAATGGGATGTTATCGTCGTCGATTCAACGGATCCACATGGCCCGGGTGAAGTTCTTTTTACTCAAGAGTTTTATACTGACTGTAAAAGCTGCTTAAGCGATGGCGGTATTATTGTGACCCAAAACGGGGTCCCATTTGTTCAATCAGATGAACTTCGCAATAGCTATGATCGCTTTGGAACTATTTTTGAGGACGTGAGTTTCTATATGGCGACAATCCCGAGCTATGTCGGTGGACCGTTGGCCTTCGGATGGGCGACAGATAACCCTCGCCTGCGGAAACTGGATCTGGGAGTGCTGGCTGACCGGTATTTAGCGGCGGAAATCAAAACGGATTATTACACTCCTGAAATTCATCAGGCGTCTTTCGTTCTGCCGCTTTATGTTCAGAAGGTTTTGACTGAAGAAAAATAG
- a CDS encoding L-serine ammonia-lyase, with amino-acid sequence MTEDTKIQTPGNVTPVVPHWRREIKPVESSQLEVNISVTDLYTIGIGPSSSHTVGPMRAAKRFVDLLSGKNILEKTYRVIVELYGSLALTGHGHGTDLAIMLGLSGERPSKVVPESIPLTLENIRQQKRLNLLGLKLIEFHEEEHLLFLKDKMLPEHSNGMRFYAFDSDGNQIATKDYFSVGGGYVVTHDEGDRAETKGHNISLPHPFTSADELLAIGKETGLSIAEIMLENESCWREETETLEFVDSVADAMINCIQRGCETEGILPGGLDVKRRAPSLYSELMANPERASRDPLTVLDWVNLYALAVNEENAAGGRVVTAPTNGAAGVIPAVLKYYQRFCIGATQEGTRNFLLTAAAIGSIYKKRASISAAEMGCQGEVGVACSMAAGALTAVLGGTNEQVENAAEIGMEHNLGLTCDPIGGLVQIPCIERNTMGAMKAINAARLALSGDGQHVVSLDEVIETMRQTGLDMLSKYKETSQGGLAVNVVEC; translated from the coding sequence ATGACAGAAGATACAAAAATTCAGACCCCCGGTAACGTCACACCCGTTGTGCCCCATTGGCGCAGGGAAATTAAACCTGTCGAAAGCTCCCAGCTGGAAGTCAACATCTCTGTCACGGATCTCTATACCATTGGTATTGGCCCCTCCTCTTCTCATACTGTGGGGCCCATGCGTGCCGCAAAACGATTTGTTGATTTACTGTCCGGAAAAAATATTCTGGAAAAAACTTACCGTGTGATTGTCGAATTATATGGCTCTCTTGCTCTCACCGGACATGGGCACGGTACTGACCTTGCCATAATGCTGGGGCTAAGCGGCGAACGCCCTTCGAAAGTCGTTCCTGAAAGCATCCCACTTACGCTGGAAAACATCAGGCAACAGAAACGGCTGAACCTATTGGGGCTCAAGCTGATTGAATTCCACGAAGAGGAACATCTTCTCTTCCTAAAAGACAAAATGCTTCCTGAACATTCTAACGGAATGCGGTTTTACGCCTTTGATTCAGATGGCAACCAAATAGCGACCAAGGACTATTTCTCAGTGGGTGGCGGATATGTCGTAACCCATGATGAAGGGGACCGGGCTGAAACAAAAGGCCACAATATTTCTCTTCCCCACCCGTTCACTTCTGCGGATGAATTGTTGGCGATCGGAAAGGAGACCGGCCTCTCTATCGCCGAAATTATGCTGGAGAACGAGAGCTGCTGGCGAGAGGAAACAGAGACACTGGAATTTGTCGATTCAGTTGCGGATGCCATGATCAATTGCATCCAGCGAGGATGTGAAACAGAGGGTATTCTGCCTGGTGGATTGGACGTTAAACGACGCGCACCAAGCCTGTACTCAGAACTGATGGCTAACCCTGAGCGGGCCTCACGTGACCCGCTCACTGTGCTCGATTGGGTCAATCTCTACGCTCTTGCGGTAAATGAAGAGAATGCAGCGGGGGGCCGTGTCGTTACAGCCCCGACAAATGGCGCGGCTGGTGTGATCCCGGCCGTTCTCAAATATTACCAACGCTTCTGTATTGGCGCTACGCAAGAAGGCACCAGGAACTTCCTGCTGACGGCCGCCGCGATTGGGTCGATTTATAAAAAGCGTGCTTCCATCTCCGCTGCAGAAATGGGATGCCAGGGAGAAGTGGGTGTTGCCTGCTCGATGGCAGCGGGCGCACTAACAGCGGTTCTTGGCGGCACGAACGAACAAGTTGAAAACGCGGCTGAAATTGGAATGGAGCACAATCTGGGCCTCACCTGTGATCCAATCGGCGGTTTGGTTCAAATTCCCTGTATTGAGCGCAATACCATGGGGGCTATGAAGGCGATTAATGCTGCCCGTTTAGCCTTGTCTGGCGATGGTCAACATGTTGTATCACTTGACGAGGTGATTGAAACCATGCGTCAGACAGGTCTCGACATGCTCAGCAAATATAAGGAGACCTCACAAGGAGGCCTAGCTGTGAATGTGGTAGAATGCTGA
- a CDS encoding tetratricopeptide repeat protein, with amino-acid sequence MTTRLLLSLCLTVSLIVTFQHANAESTSGASAFKQGAYQKAYEIWLKAAQNGDADAQFNVAVMLENGQGIPRDLFSALKWYELAARQNYPHALGMSEKVQAKITRLHKRELLKHLPKADAGDSLSQIAVATIYAEGRFVKQDKLEALKWLILAAETVKNPTTIKRVNRLSDRLKEDLTEEQIVEVQQRVEAWHKLREPVQ; translated from the coding sequence ATGACAACGCGCCTACTTCTGTCTTTATGTCTGACAGTGTCACTAATTGTCACTTTCCAACACGCAAATGCCGAAAGCACCAGCGGCGCATCAGCCTTTAAACAAGGAGCATATCAGAAGGCTTATGAGATCTGGCTAAAGGCAGCCCAAAATGGGGATGCGGACGCTCAGTTTAATGTCGCCGTTATGCTGGAAAATGGGCAAGGTATTCCAAGAGATCTTTTTTCCGCGCTCAAGTGGTATGAACTTGCCGCCCGGCAAAATTATCCTCATGCATTGGGTATGTCAGAGAAGGTTCAGGCAAAAATCACCCGCTTACATAAAAGGGAATTATTGAAACACTTACCCAAAGCGGATGCAGGGGATTCCTTAAGTCAAATAGCCGTCGCGACAATTTACGCAGAAGGTCGTTTCGTTAAACAAGACAAGCTCGAAGCCTTAAAATGGCTGATTTTAGCGGCTGAAACGGTTAAAAATCCGACAACAATAAAACGTGTAAACAGACTATCTGACCGCCTCAAAGAAGACCTCACTGAAGAGCAAATTGTAGAAGTTCAACAGCGCGTAGAAGCCTGGCATAAACTTCGAGAACCTGTTCAGTAG
- a CDS encoding glycosyltransferase: protein MGRILFGSEFGANLGHIYPMLRLADRLRQRGNHDIIFAVRNPLQATEKIKSHGYKVLQAPFWTVPPIKDINKLPTARYTDVLARQGFGLTGRLENLASAWIDLVETIDADLVIADHSPCLSFAMRGTRPMINMGNGFTLPPSSVEEYPRLQKRADLIVEEKQLLGVFQKAAEKLGIRPLERLPQIFDTEGAFVVTVPEMDAYADLRTEEYVGPIEDHLEPCEGLGPERVFLYMAYTAKGAQKTIEAVKQSGVPATLFVRSAPLEFLNKYQSDKMEMLREPADFSKVIPASSLVIHSGGGGTSTTCMLAGRPQIICPSHLETRLNCAAITRQNVGYRISSESSVDEIATLIKEAVEDIQLQERALHLAKKLDGEDWKNGLDIICDKAEELIA, encoded by the coding sequence GTGGGGCGTATTCTTTTTGGATCTGAATTTGGGGCCAATCTCGGCCACATCTACCCTATGCTCCGGTTGGCGGACAGGCTTAGACAACGCGGGAATCACGACATAATTTTCGCCGTCAGAAACCCGCTACAGGCAACTGAAAAAATCAAAAGCCATGGCTACAAAGTTCTTCAAGCCCCTTTTTGGACAGTTCCGCCAATTAAGGACATCAACAAACTTCCCACTGCCAGATATACAGATGTTCTGGCAAGACAGGGTTTTGGTTTGACGGGACGTTTGGAAAATTTAGCAAGCGCATGGATCGATCTTGTTGAGACCATTGATGCAGACCTCGTTATTGCGGATCATAGCCCCTGTCTCAGTTTTGCCATGCGCGGCACGCGTCCAATGATCAATATGGGGAACGGGTTTACCTTGCCGCCAAGCTCCGTTGAAGAATATCCGAGACTTCAAAAAAGAGCCGATTTGATTGTTGAAGAAAAGCAGCTTTTAGGAGTTTTCCAAAAAGCAGCAGAAAAACTGGGGATAAGGCCGTTGGAAAGACTGCCTCAGATTTTTGATACAGAAGGCGCATTTGTTGTGACTGTTCCCGAGATGGACGCTTATGCGGATCTTCGCACCGAAGAATATGTGGGGCCTATTGAAGACCACCTTGAACCATGTGAAGGTTTGGGGCCGGAAAGAGTATTTTTATACATGGCTTACACGGCCAAAGGGGCTCAAAAAACCATCGAAGCCGTCAAGCAGTCGGGTGTACCTGCAACCCTATTTGTGAGAAGTGCACCGTTAGAATTTTTAAATAAATATCAAAGTGATAAGATGGAAATGTTGCGGGAGCCTGCTGATTTCTCAAAAGTTATTCCAGCTTCCAGCCTTGTCATTCACTCCGGGGGTGGGGGTACCTCCACCACTTGCATGCTCGCTGGAAGACCTCAGATAATTTGCCCATCTCATTTGGAAACCAGGCTGAATTGTGCGGCTATTACCAGGCAAAATGTCGGCTACCGAATTTCTTCAGAAAGTTCAGTTGACGAAATCGCAACCCTGATAAAAGAGGCGGTAGAAGACATTCAACTACAGGAACGCGCCCTCCACCTCGCCAAGAAACTGGATGGCGAGGACTGGAAAAACGGCCTGGATATCATCTGCGACAAAGCCGAAGAGCTTATTGCCTGA
- a CDS encoding alanine racemase, protein MTLEELDTPTLLLDEDIMRRNIKRLQDKLDLHSVQLRPHLKTCKSLQIAKQIKPVGPDASITVSTIAEAEYFFEGGYGDILYAVSATPHKLIRLKKLQDRGAQITLILDHIEGAKQIADAAIKLNTSFPCLIEIDCDGKRAGIKADDDALLPLATFINDQNGVSLAGVMTHSGGSYAANDIAAIKQVAIDEKIGITTAASRIREAGLPCPIVSVGSTPTATFADDFKGITEVRAGVYVFQDLVMEALNVCEKSDIAISVLSTVISHNKTHNRLLLDAGSLALSADPGKVNEMGNKHFGQICHAKTGKPIDNLYISSMNQEHGLISLDGLEYQLDDFPIGSQVRILPNHACITAAAYNEYQLLSSPSSVDGTYERCNGW, encoded by the coding sequence ATGACATTGGAAGAATTAGACACCCCAACCCTATTGCTTGACGAAGATATAATGAGAAGAAATATCAAGCGATTACAGGATAAACTTGATCTGCATTCTGTTCAGTTGCGCCCTCATTTGAAAACGTGCAAATCCTTGCAGATTGCCAAGCAAATCAAACCTGTAGGGCCTGATGCTTCGATAACGGTCTCCACAATTGCCGAAGCGGAGTATTTCTTCGAAGGGGGATACGGCGATATTCTCTATGCGGTATCTGCTACGCCGCATAAACTCATTCGTCTTAAAAAACTACAGGATCGGGGGGCTCAAATTACCCTTATTCTTGATCATATAGAGGGCGCAAAACAGATTGCTGATGCAGCAATAAAACTGAATACCAGTTTCCCATGCCTGATCGAAATCGATTGTGATGGTAAGCGTGCAGGAATTAAAGCAGATGATGATGCTCTTCTACCTCTTGCAACCTTCATCAATGATCAAAACGGAGTGTCTCTTGCTGGAGTAATGACCCATTCAGGGGGCTCATATGCTGCCAATGATATTGCTGCTATTAAACAAGTTGCAATCGACGAAAAGATCGGCATTACAACAGCGGCTTCAAGAATTCGCGAAGCCGGGCTTCCTTGCCCAATAGTCAGCGTCGGTTCGACTCCAACCGCTACTTTTGCTGATGATTTCAAAGGCATTACCGAAGTACGTGCAGGCGTTTATGTCTTTCAGGATCTTGTCATGGAAGCGCTGAATGTTTGTGAAAAATCGGACATTGCCATATCTGTTCTTTCAACAGTCATAAGCCATAACAAAACACATAATCGCCTACTTTTAGACGCAGGAAGCCTTGCGTTATCTGCCGATCCAGGAAAAGTGAACGAAATGGGCAACAAACATTTCGGCCAAATCTGTCACGCAAAAACCGGCAAGCCAATTGATAATTTGTATATTTCGAGCATGAATCAAGAACATGGGTTGATCTCTTTGGATGGGCTTGAGTATCAATTGGACGATTTTCCAATTGGAAGTCAGGTGCGTATTTTACCTAACCACGCGTGCATTACTGCGGCCGCTTACAATGAATATCAACTTTTAAGTAGTCCTTCTTCGGTTGATGGAACATATGAGCGTTGCAACGGTTGGTGA